DNA sequence from the Streptomyces cinnabarinus genome:
CGGTCCGCTGATGCGCGGCATGAAGCACATCCCGGTGGACCGCAAGCAGGGTGAGGCCGCCTACCAGCACGCGCTGGAGTCACTGCGGTCCGGCGAGATCATCGGCGTCTTCCCGGAGGCGACGATCTCCCAGTCGTTCACGCTGAAGAGCTTCAAGTCGGGTGCGGCGCGGCTCGCCCAGGAGGCCGGTGTCCCGCTGATCCCGATGGCCGTGTGGGGAACCCAGCGGCTGTGGACCAAGGGGCACCCGAAGAACTTCAAGCGCAGCCACACCCCGGTGACGATCCGGGTCGGCGAGGCGCTCGAGGCGTCCAAGGACAAGTACGCGGGCGCGATTACCCGGCAGTTGCGGGAGCGGGTGCAGGAGCTGCTGGAGGCCGCGCAGCGGGCGTATCCGGTGCGGCCCAAGGACGCGAGCGACACGTGGTGGATGCCGGCGCATCTCGGCGGTACGGCGCCCACTCCTGAGCAGGTGCGCGAGGCCGAAGCGCGGTAGCTGTTCGGGCCCCTAGGTACGAACGCTGAGCCGGGCTCCTGGGCTGAACTTCTCTAGCGACTCCGCCAGTTCGGCCGCCGCCCGCTCCACCTCCGCCACCGGCATCGGGGCCATGCCCTCCAGCAGGAAGATCGCCGAGACCGACTCCTCGGTCAGGCGGGTGCGTGGGCCCTGGCGCCAGTTCCAGCGGCGGCAGGTCACGCCGGTGTCGTCGCACCACACCACTTCACCGGCGTCGGGGTGCTCGACCGCCTCGGCGCCGTCGGCGACGGTCACGAAGGACTCCTCGCCCGTGGCGCGGACGAGCCGCATACCGCCCTGGACGCAGTCGAGGTCCTCCCCGCCGACCGGGATGAGATGCGCCACGCTGATCGCGTTGTAGAGGTCGACGAGCAGGTTGATCCGGGGCAGCCCGGCACCCGACAGGGCCCTCTTCGCCAGCGCCTCCGCGGAGTTGCGAGTGCGCGACGGCTTGGACCCGAAGGCCGTGTACGTCTGCCGCCACGCCACCATGTGCGGATCCTCGTGCGGGGCGCGGCCGTCCAGACGTACGGCCAGACGGCGGGCCGCCTCGTCGAGGAGCGCCGAACCGGCGTCGGTGCTCGGGCCGTTGACGAGTCCGTGGGCCTCGATGGCGACGTGAGTGAAGCCGGGCGCGAGGGCGCGCACCTCGTCGGACACGGTCAGCGTGAGGGTCATGGTCCGCCTTGCCTCAGAGTGCGGTCGGGAGCATCTGCCACAGGTGCGGCCGGTCGGTCGCGCCCGTCAGGGCACTCAGGACGGCCGGGTGTGGTTTAGCATACAGGACTGGATAGTCCAGTTCATTGGACTCCGGGTCCACCGGGAAGGCCAGCCGCTCGCCATCCAGGGAGAACTGGGCGTCCACGCCGGGCTTGTTGCCCCGCGGATCCTGCCGGTGCCAGGCACCGTTGAACCGGACCGCCACCAGACCGTGGACCACGTCGAACTTCTGGTAGCACAGCGCCGTCGGGATGTCCTCGGCCCGCAACAGGGCCGCCAGCGCATGGGACTTGGCGTAACAGGTGCCCGTGCCGGACTCCAGCACGTCGGAGGCGCGCCAGGTGACACGGAGGTCTCCGGAGTCCTGGGAGTGCGGGATGGCGTCCCGTACGAACTCGAAGGCCAGTCGCGCATAGGCATACGAGTCCTCGGCCTGCCCAGCGATCCGGGCGGCGGTCCGCCGCACCACGGGATGCTCGTGGTCGATGACCTCGTCAGGGGTCAAGTAGGCGGAGAGGTCGGGGGTTTCCTGGATGAGCTCCATGGCGGCAGAGCATAGGAATGCGATCACCCGATCGTCAATTCTTTTTCGGGTGACCGCATACCTATGCAGAGTGGGAGGTGGCTAGCGCGCCATCTCCTCCTTCAGTGCCGCCAAGAAGGCGTCCACGTCCTCCTCGGTGGTGTCGAAGCCGCACATCCAGCGCACGACACCGGCGGCCTCGTCCCAGAAGTAGAACCGGAACCGCTTCTGGAGGCGCTCGCTCACGTCGTGCGGGAGCTGGGCGAAGATGCCGTTGGACTGCACCGGGTAGAGGATCTCGACGCCGTGCACCGCGCGGACGCCCTCGGCGAGCCGCTGCGCCATCTCGTTGGCGTGCCGGGCGTTGCGCAGCCAGAGGTCCTTGGCGAGCAGCGCCTCCAACTGCACCGACACGAAGCGCATCTTGGAGGCGAGCTGCATGGACAGCTTGCGCAGATGCTTCATCCGGCGGACGGCATCCTGGTTGATCACCACGACCGCCTCGCCGAACAGGGCGCCGTTCTTGGTGCCGCCCAGGGAGAGGATGTCGACGCCGACGGCGTTGGTGAAGGTCCGCATCGGGACGTTCAGCGAGGCCGCCGCGTTGGCTATCCGGGAGCCGTCCAGGTGCACCTTCATGCCGTGCGCGTGGGCGTGCTCGCAGATGGCGCGGATCTCCTCGGGCGTGTACAGCGTGCCCAGCTCCGTGCTCTGGGTGATCGAGACGACCTGCGGCATCGCCCGGTGCTCGTCCTCCCAGCCCCAGGCCTGCCTGTCGATCAGCTCAGGGGTGAGCTTGCCGTCCGGCGTGGGCACCGTGAGCAGCTTCAGGCCGCCCATGCGCTCGGGGGCGCCGCCCTCGTCGACGTTGATGTGCGCGCTCTCGGCGCAGATCACCGCGCCCCAGCGGTCGGTGACCGCCTGGAGCGCGACGACGTTGGCGCCGGTGCCGTTGAAGACCGGGAAGGCCTCCGCCGTAGGACCGAAGTGGCTGCGGATGATCCCCTGGAGGTTCTCCGTGTACGCGTCCTCGCCGTAGGCGACCTGGTGGCCGCCGTTGGCCACGGCCAGGGCGGCCATCACCTCCGGGTGGGCGCCGGCGTAGTTGTCGCTGGCGAAACCGCGGAGCTCCGGGTCGTGGTGGCGACGCGCATCGGTCTTCGGGGGGTTCACGGCTTCTCGGTGAGCCACAGACGCTGTCCGTTCACTTCCGCGGCGGGCTTGTCCCAGACGCCGACGATGGCCTCGGCGAGGTCCGTGACATCGGTGAAGCCCGCGAACTTCGCGTTGGGCCGCTCGGCGCGCATCGCCTCGTGCACCAACGCCTTCACCACCAGGATCGCAGCCGCCGACGTCGGGCCCTCGGCGCCCCCGGCCTTGCGGAAGGCGTCGCCCAGCGCGAGCGTCCAGGCCTCGGCCGCGGCCTTGGCGGCGGCGTACGCGGCGTTGCCGGCCGTGGGCTTGGAGGCACCGGCGGCGCTGATCAGCAGGTAGCGGCCGTGCTCGCTGCGCTGGAGGCCCTCGTAGAAGGCCAGCGAGGTGTGCTGCACGGTGCGGATCAGCAGCAGCTCCAGGAAGTCCCAGTCGTCGAGGCTGGTCTTCACGAAGGTCTCGCTGCCCCGCCAGCCGCCGACGAGGTGGACCAGGCCGTCCACCCGGCCGAACTCCTTCTCGATCCTGGTCGCCCAGTCACGGGTGGAGTCCAGGTCGAGCAGATCGACGGGCTCACCGATGACGGTGGCGCCGCCCGCGGCGTAGCGGGCCGCGTCGACGGCCTCCGCCAGCCGCTCGGGGTCATTGTCGGCGCCCACGACGGTGGCACCCGCCTCGGCCAGCTTGAGCAGAGCCGCCCGTCCGGCCGGTCCGCCCGCCCCGGCCACCGCGATCACCGCGCCGCTGAGCGGCCCGTTCCCGTTCGCCATGTTGCCCTCCTGAGCCACGTCCTGAGAAAGGTCGCTCACGCGGCGACCCGCTCGGCACTGTCCGCCGTGATGCCCTTGGTGGAGGCGATCACGTTCTTGAGCTTCTTGGACAGGGCCTCATAGAACATGCTCAGCGGAAACTCGTCCGGAAGCACGTCATCGACGAGCTTGCGCGGCGGCAGGGTCAGGTCCAGGGCGTCCGGACCCTTGGCCCACTTGGAGCCGGGGTGCGGGGAGAGGAATCCGGAGACCAGCTCGTACCCGGCGAACCAGTGGACGAGCTTCGGCCGGTCGATGCCGTCCCGGTAGAGCGTCTCGATCTCGGCGCACAGCTCGTTGGTGACCTGCGGGGCGCGCTGCCAGTCGATGAACAGCTTGTTGTCGGTCCACCGCACCACGTCGTGCTTGTGCAGGTAGGCGAAGAGCAGCTGGCCGCCGAGGCCGTCGTAGTTGCGGTTGCGGTCGCCGGTGAGCGGGAAGCGGAACATCCGGTCGAAGAGCACGGCGTACTGCACGTCACGGGCCTGCGGGACGCCTTCGGCCTCCAGCTTCACGGCCTCCTTGAAGGCGGTGAGGTCGCAGCGCAGCTCCTCCAGGCCGTACATCCAGAACGGCTGGCGCTGCTTGATCATGAAGGGGTCGAAGGGCAGGTCGCCGTGGCTGTGGGTACGGTCGTGGACCATGTCCCACAGGACGAACGCCTCCTCGCAGCGCGTCTGGTCGTGGACCATCGCGGCGATGTCCTCGGGCAGCTCAAGACCCAGGGTCTCGACGGCGGCCTCGGTGACCCGGCGGAAGCGGGCGGCCTCGCGGTCGCAGAAGATCCCGCCCCAGGTGAAGCGCTCCGGCGCCTCGCGCACGGCGATCGTCTCGGGGAAGAGCACGGCCGAGTTGGTGTCGTAACCGGCCGTGAAGTCCTCGAACTTGATGCCGCAGAACAGCGGGTTGTCGTAGCGGGTGCGCTCCAGTTCGGACAGCCACTCGGGCCAGACCATGCGCAGCACGACGGCTTCCAGATTGCGGTCCGGGTTGCCGTTCTGCGTGTACATCGGGAAGAGCACCAGGTGCTGGAGGCCGTCCGCACGGTTCGCGGCGGGCTGGAAGGCCAGCAGCGAGTCCAGGAAGTCCGGCACCTCGAAGCCGCTCTCGGCCCACCGGGTCAGGTCCTTCATCAGGGCCTCGTGGTAGGCCGCATCGTGCGGCAGCAGCGGCGAGAGCTCCTCGACGGCCGTCACGATCCGGGCCACCGCGGCCTCGGCGTCGGCGGCGGCCGGGGCGCCCTCGGCCCGGAGGTCGATCGACCCGTCAGTGGACTGCCATGGCCGAATCTGCTCCACGGCATCCTTGAGCACGGGCCATGCCGGGTGCTCCACCACCCTGGCCGCAGGAGGAACCTGCTCCCCCATACCCGACTGCACAAGAATTTCCGTCATGTCCCATCCTCCACGGGAGAACCTCGCGTAAGGACACCGTAGGCATACGAGGTTTCTCTCAGCAAGTGGCACCTCAGGAAATTATCCTGCGCAACCCCTATCGTCACCGAATTTTTTCCTGCGGGACGGGGTAAGGGCACTCGTGCGGGGTAGGCGCAACGATTCGGCCGGTCAATGCCCGTCGGACTCGCCCACGGCCGGGTGACGGCCCGGGCGGGCCACGCGCGAGCACAGTCCAGGTACTGGCCGGATCCTTGCGTCCACGGGGCCGATCCCCGGTGTACGCACGGGTTTCATCCGGGGCCCCGGCGGTTAGGCTGCGGCCCTGCCACGCGAACGCCCCGTTCCGGTCGTGCGCGTGCCGAGCCGCCGTCGACGGAAGCGAGTCGAACCTTGAACTTCCTTACCATCGGTCACCGCGGAGTGATGGGTATCGAACCCGAGAACACCCTCCGTTCCTTCGTCGCCGCCCAGCAGGCCGGCCTCGACGTCATCGAACTCGATCTGCACCTGAGCAAGGACGGCCACCTCGTCGTCATGCACGACGCCGACGTGGACCGCACGACCGACGGAAACGGCCCCATCGCCGAGAAGACCCTCGCGGAGCTGCGCGCCCTGGACGCGGGCAAGGGCGAGCGGGTGCCGGTCTTCGAGGAGGTGCTGGACGCCGTGGCGGCGCCGCTCCAGGCCGAGATCAAGGACGTGGCCGCGGCTCGGGCGCTGGCCGGGGTGATGGACCGGCGGGACCTGGTCTCCCGGGTGGAGGTGTCCTCGTTCCACGACGAGGCGATCACCGAGATCGCCCGGCTGGTCCCGGGGGTGCGGACCGCGCTGATCGGCAGCCGCTACGGCACCGACATCGTGGAGCGGGCCGTGGCGGCGGGCGCGGGCACGGTCTGCCTGAACATCCGCCGGATCACCCTCGAAGTCGTGGAGGCGGCCCGCGAGGCCGACCTCAGGATCGTCGGCTGGGTGGTGAACACCCAGGACCATCTGCGTCTCGTACGCGCCCTGGAGCTGGACGGCGCCACCACCGACTACCCGGAGATCAAACGCACGGGCCGCTTCACGGCCTGAGGCTCAGCCGAGTTCCTTGGTCAGCAGCTCGAACTGGAGGTCGTCGCGCTGCGGGATGCCGAAGCGCTCGTCGCCGTACGGGAAGGGGGTCATCTTTCCCGTACGGCGGTAACCGCGGCGCTCGTACCAGGCGATGAGGTCCTCGCGCACCGAGATCACCGTCATGTGCATCTCGGTGACGCCCCAGCTCTCGCGGGCGGCGCGCTCGGCCGCCGCGATGACGACCTTGCCGAGGCCCGCGCCCTGGAGGGTCGGGCTGACCGCGAACATGCCGAAGTAGGCGTGGGCGCCGCGGTGTTCGAGCTGGCAGCAGGCGACGATACGGCCGTCCCGCTCGACCGTCAGCAGCCGGCTGTCGGTCGCCTTGACAACCTCCAGCACGCCCTGCGGATCGGTGCGCTGGCCCTGAAGGATGTCCGCCTCGGTGGTCCAGCCGACCCTGCTGGAGTCACCGCGGTAGGCCGACTCGATCAGCGCGACGAGCGCGTCGACATCGGCGTCGGTGGCGTCGCGGAAGGTCAGTGCGGCGGCGGTCTCCATGGGGCGCGTCTCCACTTCTCGGCACTGCACGGGCAGGGACGAGAGTAACGCGCGGCCGCTACCCTCCGGGATCATGGTGCATGTACTCAGCAGCAGAATCCTGCTCCATCCCGTCGACCCCGACCGCTCCCGCGCCTTCTACGGCGACCAGCTGGGCCTGGCCATCCAGCGCGAGTTCGGCACCGGCCCCGAGCGTGGCACCGTCTACTTCCTCGGCGGCGGCTTCCTGGAGGTCTCCGGCCGCTCCGAGGCCCCGCCCTCCCCCGCGCTCCAGCTCTGGCTCCAGGTCGAGAGCGCGGAGGCGGCGCACGAGGAGCTGCGGGCCAAGGGCGTGGAGATCGTCCGGCCGCCGGTGCGCGAGCCATGGGGCCTGATCGAGATGTGGATCGCGGATCCGGACGGTACGCGGATCGCGCTGGTGGAGACCCCGAAGGACCATCCGCTGCGGTACCGGCCGGGGATCTAGCCCCGGCTCTTCTCCGATGGCCCGGGTGCCGTGCGGGGCTTAGCGTGCTTCAGGGGGTCGCGCGCTCGGAAGGAACGCCATGAACCTCGACAAGCCGGTGATCGGCGGCCCCTGCTGGACCGAGCTGGGGACCAGTGACGTGGAGGCCGCCAAGAGCTTCTACACCCGGCTCTTCGGCTGGCGTACCGAGACCGACCCCCGCCAGGAGGCGGGCGGCTACACCGTGGCCCACCTCGGCGACGCGGCGGTCGCGGCGCTTTCCCCGCTGTACCAGGAGTCCCAGCCGGTCGCCTGGAACGTGTCCTTCCGGGTGGCCGACGTCGATGCCACCGCCGCTCAGGCCGAGGCGTCGGGCGCGACGGTGCTGGTCGGCCCGATGGACGTGTTCGACGTGGGCCGGTTCGCCGTGGTCCTCGATCCGGCCGGGGCCGCCTTCCAGCTGTGGCAGGCCCGCGCCTTCCCGGGCGCGGGCCTGTTCAACGCGCCCGGCACGCTCGGCTGGGTGGAGCTGATGACCCGGGCCCCCGACCGGGCGGTGGCCTTCTACCGCGCGCTGTTCGGCTGGAGCGTCAACGCCTCCGAGCACTACACCCAGTGGGGCATCGACGGCGCCGACTTCGGCGGCATGGTGGCGATGGACGAGAAGTTCCCGCCCGAGGTGCCCTCGCACTGGCTGCCGTACTTCGCAGTGACAGACGTCGACGCCGTCGCCACCAACACGGTCCACGCGGACGGCAGCGTCCTGATGGACCCGACCTCGCTGCCCGGGGGCCGCCGGATCGCGCTGCTGCGGGACCCGCAGGGCGCGGTGTTCGGCGTCTACCGCTCTCCGGACGACGCAGACTGAACCACGCCGCGAGTTCCCCCGTGGAACATCTGCCCTGACCTGCCGTGCTCCCGCCAGTGCTCCCCGTGTACACCCTTGCGCTCGCGTGCGCGCCGCATGGTCCGGGCAGTCTCCAGCCGACCGCGGGCGACTGCCCGGCACCGTCGAGCGGGGAGGGCGTGTGCATCTTCCGGCTTCGCCCGGCTGGCTGTTGGTCGCGCTGTGCGCGGCCACCGGCGCCTACTGCATGCTGCGGATGCGCAGCCACGTCGAGGAACAGCGCCGGGCCGCGGGCGGCGAGGCGCTGATGGGCTTCGGCATGGCCGCGATGGCCGTGCCCGCCGCGGTGTTCACCCCGCCGTCATGGACCTGGCCGGTCTACGCGGCGGTGTTCGGCGCGGCGGCGCTGCGCGCCCTGTGGGCGGCCCGGGCGAGCGCGCACCACCTGCACCATCTGGTGGGCACCGCGGCCATGGTCTACATGGCGGTCGCGATGGCCGCCTCCCCGAGCCACGGTGCCTCCGGCGTCCCGTTCGTGACCGGGATGCTCCTGCTCTACTTCACGGGGTACGTGCTGCTGACCGGCGTCCGACTGGTCCCCGTCACCGCGGGCGGCCCGGGAGCCGTACGCCTCGGTGACCGGCCGGAGTTGGCGAGGGCCTGCCGGCTGGCGATGGGCATCGCGATGGTCGCCATGCTGCTGACCATGTGACCACAGTGGCCTGTGTCACTTTGCCGCCACCGCCCGTACCCCTGGGCGGTACGGCGCTCATAGGCTGGAGTCATGATGGTCCCCGCGGCTCTGCTGCTGCTCGGCGCCCTGACCGCCGTGGCCGCCCCGCGCGTGATCGCCCGGGCCGACTGGCCCGACCGGGAACCGGTGGTCGCCCTGTGGGTGTGGCAGTGCGTGGTGGCGGCCGTCCTGCTGTGCTGCGCCCTGTCGATGACGCTGAGCGCCGCCGCGGCCTGGCAGGCGGTGCGCGGCCACGTGTTCGCGCCCGCGCCGCCGAACGTCGTGGAGGCCTACGCCCTCGGGGTGGCCGGATCCTGGGCCGCGGCGACCGCGGTGGCACTGGCCTGCGGCGGGGTGTGGACCGCGGTGATGCTGGTCCGCGAAGTCGCGCGGGCCCGGGCCCGGCGCCACCGCCGACGGGCCGAACTCCTCGTACGCGCACCGCTGTTGCCCGGTGAGGAGCCCCGGCCCGACCGGCGTCTGGTGGTCCTGGAGAGCGAGCGGCCCGACGCCTGGTGGCTGGCCGGCGCGGAACCGCGGCTGGTGGTGACCACGGCCGCGCTGCGCCGCCTGAAGGGGCGGCAGCTGGACGCCGTACTCGCTCATGAGCAGGGGCACGCGCGGGCCCGGCACGACTGGCTGCTGCACTGCTCGGCCGCGCTGGCCGCCGGGTTTCCGCAGGTGCCGGTGTTCGCCGCGTTCCGGGACGAGATGCACCGGCTGGTCGAACTCGCCGCCGACGACATGGCCTCCCGCCGGTTCGGCCGCCTGACCACCGCGCTGGCGCTGGTGGAACTCAACGAGGGCCGGGGTGTGTTCGGCCCCTGCCCGACCCGGGCGCAGGTGCCGCAGCGGGTGAGCCGGCTGCTCACCGCCCCGGACCGGCTCAGCCCGGCCCGCCGGCTGCGGCTGACGGCCGCCGCGGCGCTGGTGCCCGTGGTGCCGGTGCTGGTGGCCTTCGTACCGGGGCTGCGGGCGCTGGGATAGTCCGGTTCGGGTGGATCCACCCGCCCGGCATTGGCCTCCTGCCCCAGGAGTCGGCGAGGATCGCAGTATGCACACCCAGTCCGTCGACTCCCCGCCCCGGACGCCGCTCCGCGGGCCCGCCCTCCGCTGGGCCGGTGCGCTCGCGCTGTGCTCGGCCCTGCTGCTGGCGCTGGTCGCGGTCCGCTGGCATCCCCTGATCACCTTCGACGGCGACATCGCCGAGACCACCCACCGCTGGGCGGTCGCCGAGTCCGGGCTGACGCGGGCGTTCCGGATCCTGACGGACTGGGTCTGGGACCCCTGGACGATGCGTATCCTCTGCGCGGTGGTGGTGCTGTGGCTGCTCCGGCGGCACGCGGCGCGCTGGACGGCCTTCTGGCTGGCGCTCACCACCACCCTGGCCACCCTGCTCCAGCAGGCCCTGAAGGCCGCCGTGGACCGCTCCCGCCCCGTCTGGACCGACCCCGTCGACTCCGCCCAGTACTCGGCCTTCCCCTCCGGCCACGCGATGACCGCCACCGTGGTCTGCGGCGTCCTGCTGTACCTGCTGCACCACTACGGCGTCGGCCGCGCGCTGTGGCGTACGGCATTGTCCGTGGCCGTCGTCTCCGTCGTCGGCGTCGGTCTGACCCGGGTGTGGCTGGGCGTCCACTGGGCCTCGGACGTCATCGGCGGCTGGCTCATGGGCGCCGCGGTGGTCGCCCTGGCGGTGGCCCTGCACCGCCGGCGCGCCCCCGGGCGACCGGCCGACGCAACGGACTGATCTTCCCGCGCGGGCGATCGACGTTCCGTAGGCTTCGAACATGACCGCAGTCCTGTTCGACTTCTCCGGCACCCTCTTCCGCGTCGAGTCCACCGAGTCCTGGCTGCGCGGGGCGCTGGCCGAGCGGGAAGTGGAGCTGCCCGAGCCGGAGTTGGCCGGGGCCGCCGAGGCGCTGGAGCGGATGGGGGCGCTGCCGGGCGGGGCGAACCCGGCGTGGCTGCCGGAGGACGTGGCGAGCGTGTGGGGCGTCCGGGACAAGAGCCAGGAGCTGCACCGCGCCGCGTACACCGGGCTGTCCCGGCATGTGGCGCTCCCTGACGAGGGCCTGCACGAGGCGCTCTACGACCGCCATATGACGCCCGCCGCCTGGGATCCGTACCCCGACGCGGCCGAGGTGCTGGGCGCGCTGCGGGAACGCGGCGTCGGTGTCGGCGTGGTCAGCAACATCGGCTGGGACCTGCGCCCGGTCTTCCGCGAGCACGGCCTCGACCGGTATGTGGACGCCTACGTCCTGTCCTTCGAGCACGGCATCCAGAAACCGGACCCGCGGCTGTTCCGTGCCGCCTGTGCCGAGCTCGCCGCCGATCCGCGCGAGGTCCTGATGGTCGGCGACGACCGCAGGGCGGACGGCGGCGCCGCGACGCTGGGCTGCGAGGTGCACTTCGTCGACCATCTGCCGGTCGCCGAGCGGCCCGACGGCCTGCGACCGGTGCTGGATCTGGTGGCGCGCCGTCGCCCCGAGGACTTCGGCGTCGGCGCCTGAGAAGTCGCCCCGGGCCACCATCGGGGAGTCGCGCGCCTGCCTTAGGCGATCCCCCGTGTCGCCCAAGGCAGGCGGCAACCCGAACAGGCCGGACCGGAGTCCGACCGGGTGCGCCGAGTATAGTTGGCTGGCAGCCAGTCAACGCAGGAGTAAGCATGTCCCCGCGCAGCGCCTCGGTCAATGAAGAACTGCGGCGGCGTTCTCGCGAGCGGCTCCTCCAGGCGGCGGTCGAACTGGTCGGTGAGCACGGCTACGAGGCCACGACCTTGGGCGACATCGCCGACCGGGCCGGTTCGGCGCGCGGTCTGGTCTCGTACTACTTCCCCGGAAAACGCCAGCTCGTCCAGTCCGCGGTGCACCGGCTGATGTGCTGCACGCTCCAGGAGGCGCTGGAGCGCGATCCGCGCACCGAGGACGGCCGGGAGCGGATGGCCCGGGCCATCGACGCGATCCTGGGGCTCGCCCGGGACCGTCCCGTGCTGATGCGCCAGCACATGGCCGGGATCCTCCAGGCCGAGGGCTTCGTGCAGTGCCCGGAGCAGCGCCGCCTCGCCGAACTCCTGCGGGAGACCTGCGCCCGGCACGGCTCGCTCGACGTCGAGGCCGACTATCCGATGCTGCGGGCCCTGCTCATGGGCGCGGTCTACGCGGCGCTGGTCCCGGGGGTGCCGATGTCCGTGCCGGTGCTGCGGGCGGAGCTGTTCAAGCGCTACCGGCTCGACTGGGAGATGGGGACCCCACCCGACGCGGACACCACGCCGGACGACACCGACCTCTCCCGCTTCTTCGCCACCGGGGAGGAGCCCCACTGAGGTTCAGCGGCGGGCGTGCCGGGGTGTCAGGTACCCCGCGTCACGGGCCTGGGAGATCAGCTTGAGCGACTTGCGGCGGCTGTGACCGGTGGCGCACATGACCGCCAGCACGGGGTCGAAGCCCTCCTCCTGGGCCGCCCGGTACTCCTGGGCGATCAGCCACCGCCCCTCGCTCCCCCGCGGCCACGCGGGCCGGGCCCGCCGGGCGCCGGCGTACTCCTCGCCGTCGGCGGCTTCGTCCTCCCGCGTCATTCCGCAGGCCTCGAACAGGGGGTCCTCGATCCAGTCGGCGAGCACCGCCAGATCGTGCAGGGACAGCGCCGGCTGGGCCCGTACGTCCTCGATGGAGACGCCGTCCGCGGACACCACCGCGAGCGCGTCGACCCGGGCGCCGTCGGTGAACGCGAGCCTGACCTGGAACCACGCGGTCGCGCCCGCGCTCTCCCGCACTTCCCACGCGGGCCACACGGACACCTGGCCGTCCGTCGGACAACGATCAGAAAGATTAAGAAAGGATGCTTCTAGCACACACGGAACGTAACCGCATCATCACATTCCATACGAACGGACACGCGAGACCACTCGGTGTCGGCACCCTGTCAGCGCAGCACCTGGGGTGCGATGCTGGAAGCAACAGCACCCTCCTGCGATCCCACGGGTGAGGAGTTCCGCCGTGCTGCATGTCGCCGTCGTCGGCTCAGGGCCGAGCGGGTGTTACACCGCGCAGAGTCTCGTACAGCAGGATCCGACCGTCCTCGTCGACGT
Encoded proteins:
- a CDS encoding lysophospholipid acyltransferase family protein; protein product: MAELVYRPVVGLALTMFKAWDLKIDCKGSENIPRSGGAVLVSNHISYLDFIFNGLAALPQKRLVRFMAKESVFRHRISGPLMRGMKHIPVDRKQGEAAYQHALESLRSGEIIGVFPEATISQSFTLKSFKSGAARLAQEAGVPLIPMAVWGTQRLWTKGHPKNFKRSHTPVTIRVGEALEASKDKYAGAITRQLRERVQELLEAAQRAYPVRPKDASDTWWMPAHLGGTAPTPEQVREAEAR
- a CDS encoding B3/4 domain-containing protein translates to MTLTLTVSDEVRALAPGFTHVAIEAHGLVNGPSTDAGSALLDEAARRLAVRLDGRAPHEDPHMVAWRQTYTAFGSKPSRTRNSAEALAKRALSGAGLPRINLLVDLYNAISVAHLIPVGGEDLDCVQGGMRLVRATGEESFVTVADGAEAVEHPDAGEVVWCDDTGVTCRRWNWRQGPRTRLTEESVSAIFLLEGMAPMPVAEVERAAAELAESLEKFSPGARLSVRT
- a CDS encoding transglutaminase-like domain-containing protein; protein product: MELIQETPDLSAYLTPDEVIDHEHPVVRRTAARIAGQAEDSYAYARLAFEFVRDAIPHSQDSGDLRVTWRASDVLESGTGTCYAKSHALAALLRAEDIPTALCYQKFDVVHGLVAVRFNGAWHRQDPRGNKPGVDAQFSLDGERLAFPVDPESNELDYPVLYAKPHPAVLSALTGATDRPHLWQMLPTAL
- a CDS encoding threonine aldolase family protein, translated to MNPPKTDARRHHDPELRGFASDNYAGAHPEVMAALAVANGGHQVAYGEDAYTENLQGIIRSHFGPTAEAFPVFNGTGANVVALQAVTDRWGAVICAESAHINVDEGGAPERMGGLKLLTVPTPDGKLTPELIDRQAWGWEDEHRAMPQVVSITQSTELGTLYTPEEIRAICEHAHAHGMKVHLDGSRIANAAASLNVPMRTFTNAVGVDILSLGGTKNGALFGEAVVVINQDAVRRMKHLRKLSMQLASKMRFVSVQLEALLAKDLWLRNARHANEMAQRLAEGVRAVHGVEILYPVQSNGIFAQLPHDVSERLQKRFRFYFWDEAAGVVRWMCGFDTTEEDVDAFLAALKEEMAR
- a CDS encoding SDR family oxidoreductase; translated protein: MANGNGPLSGAVIAVAGAGGPAGRAALLKLAEAGATVVGADNDPERLAEAVDAARYAAGGATVIGEPVDLLDLDSTRDWATRIEKEFGRVDGLVHLVGGWRGSETFVKTSLDDWDFLELLLIRTVQHTSLAFYEGLQRSEHGRYLLISAAGASKPTAGNAAYAAAKAAAEAWTLALGDAFRKAGGAEGPTSAAAILVVKALVHEAMRAERPNAKFAGFTDVTDLAEAIVGVWDKPAAEVNGQRLWLTEKP
- a CDS encoding DUF6421 family protein, with the translated sequence MTEILVQSGMGEQVPPAARVVEHPAWPVLKDAVEQIRPWQSTDGSIDLRAEGAPAAADAEAAVARIVTAVEELSPLLPHDAAYHEALMKDLTRWAESGFEVPDFLDSLLAFQPAANRADGLQHLVLFPMYTQNGNPDRNLEAVVLRMVWPEWLSELERTRYDNPLFCGIKFEDFTAGYDTNSAVLFPETIAVREAPERFTWGGIFCDREAARFRRVTEAAVETLGLELPEDIAAMVHDQTRCEEAFVLWDMVHDRTHSHGDLPFDPFMIKQRQPFWMYGLEELRCDLTAFKEAVKLEAEGVPQARDVQYAVLFDRMFRFPLTGDRNRNYDGLGGQLLFAYLHKHDVVRWTDNKLFIDWQRAPQVTNELCAEIETLYRDGIDRPKLVHWFAGYELVSGFLSPHPGSKWAKGPDALDLTLPPRKLVDDVLPDEFPLSMFYEALSKKLKNVIASTKGITADSAERVAA
- a CDS encoding glycerophosphodiester phosphodiesterase is translated as MNFLTIGHRGVMGIEPENTLRSFVAAQQAGLDVIELDLHLSKDGHLVVMHDADVDRTTDGNGPIAEKTLAELRALDAGKGERVPVFEEVLDAVAAPLQAEIKDVAAARALAGVMDRRDLVSRVEVSSFHDEAITEIARLVPGVRTALIGSRYGTDIVERAVAAGAGTVCLNIRRITLEVVEAAREADLRIVGWVVNTQDHLRLVRALELDGATTDYPEIKRTGRFTA
- a CDS encoding GNAT family N-acetyltransferase; translation: METAAALTFRDATDADVDALVALIESAYRGDSSRVGWTTEADILQGQRTDPQGVLEVVKATDSRLLTVERDGRIVACCQLEHRGAHAYFGMFAVSPTLQGAGLGKVVIAAAERAARESWGVTEMHMTVISVREDLIAWYERRGYRRTGKMTPFPYGDERFGIPQRDDLQFELLTKELG
- a CDS encoding VOC family protein, whose product is MVHVLSSRILLHPVDPDRSRAFYGDQLGLAIQREFGTGPERGTVYFLGGGFLEVSGRSEAPPSPALQLWLQVESAEAAHEELRAKGVEIVRPPVREPWGLIEMWIADPDGTRIALVETPKDHPLRYRPGI
- a CDS encoding VOC family protein, coding for MNLDKPVIGGPCWTELGTSDVEAAKSFYTRLFGWRTETDPRQEAGGYTVAHLGDAAVAALSPLYQESQPVAWNVSFRVADVDATAAQAEASGATVLVGPMDVFDVGRFAVVLDPAGAAFQLWQARAFPGAGLFNAPGTLGWVELMTRAPDRAVAFYRALFGWSVNASEHYTQWGIDGADFGGMVAMDEKFPPEVPSHWLPYFAVTDVDAVATNTVHADGSVLMDPTSLPGGRRIALLRDPQGAVFGVYRSPDDAD